The Thermoflavifilum sp. genome contains a region encoding:
- a CDS encoding GH3 auxin-responsive promoter family protein translates to MKKILSPALSQLARLRWGRIEYFMNNPFEAQQQWLHELLTAAQHTLFGREYQFSRIHDVKQFKQQVPIHDYESLKPYIFRIMEGEQNVLWHTPIKWFAKSSGTTSDKSKFIPVSSESLHECHYRAGRDVISIYYKNFPESDLLTGKGLVIGGSHQVNKLNEASYYGDLSAVMLQNMPFYGQLIRTPDLSIALMDEWEEKINRMAYTTIQENVTSIAGVPTWTMVLIKKIFEITGTQNLLDVWPNLELYMHGGVSFTPYRTQFQQLIPSPHMHYLETYNASEGFFAAQDQLCNVSYDASTETGPGMLLFLNHGIYYEFMPMEELGKNNPQTLSLQEVEIGQSYALVISTNGGLWRYLIGDTIEFVTLQPFRIRVTGRTKSFINAFGEEVVVENADRAIAEACKHTGAQVSDYTAAPLFFDQQSVGAHEWLIEFEIPPDSLSRFTEILDRTLQSINSDYEAKRYKNMALHPPVIVPVPRGTFHQWLKLKRKLGGQHKVPRLNNNREMIEEIKSLLHKQTDESRF, encoded by the coding sequence ATGAAAAAAATATTGAGTCCTGCATTATCACAACTGGCACGCCTGCGCTGGGGACGCATTGAATATTTCATGAACAATCCCTTTGAAGCGCAGCAACAATGGTTGCATGAACTGCTCACCGCAGCACAACATACCCTATTCGGCCGGGAATATCAGTTTTCCCGCATCCATGATGTAAAACAATTCAAACAACAGGTACCCATCCATGATTATGAATCATTGAAGCCCTATATTTTTAGGATCATGGAAGGAGAGCAAAATGTGCTCTGGCACACGCCTATTAAATGGTTTGCCAAGTCGAGCGGTACCACCAGCGATAAAAGTAAATTCATTCCCGTGAGCTCGGAAAGCCTGCACGAATGCCATTATCGTGCGGGCAGAGACGTTATCTCCATTTACTATAAAAACTTTCCTGAATCTGATTTGCTTACGGGAAAAGGATTGGTGATTGGCGGCAGCCATCAGGTAAATAAGCTGAATGAAGCTTCTTATTATGGCGATCTCAGTGCAGTAATGCTGCAGAACATGCCCTTTTATGGGCAGCTCATCCGCACGCCCGATCTCTCGATTGCATTGATGGATGAATGGGAGGAAAAAATCAACCGGATGGCCTATACCACCATTCAGGAAAATGTTACATCCATCGCGGGTGTACCTACCTGGACCATGGTGCTGATTAAGAAAATATTTGAAATCACGGGCACACAAAATTTGCTGGATGTATGGCCTAATCTGGAATTATACATGCACGGCGGTGTGAGTTTTACGCCCTACCGTACCCAATTTCAACAACTTATTCCATCGCCGCACATGCATTATCTGGAAACCTATAATGCATCCGAAGGTTTTTTTGCCGCGCAAGATCAGCTTTGCAATGTATCTTACGACGCATCAACCGAAACCGGTCCGGGTATGCTGCTCTTTTTAAATCATGGCATTTATTATGAATTCATGCCCATGGAAGAGCTCGGAAAAAATAATCCCCAGACATTGAGTCTGCAGGAAGTGGAAATCGGGCAATCGTATGCACTTGTGATCAGCACCAATGGTGGATTATGGCGTTATTTAATTGGTGATACCATCGAATTTGTGACGCTACAGCCTTTCCGTATTCGAGTTACCGGTCGCACCAAATCGTTTATCAATGCTTTTGGCGAAGAAGTGGTGGTGGAAAATGCCGACCGGGCCATAGCCGAGGCTTGTAAGCATACCGGTGCACAGGTGAGCGATTACACGGCTGCGCCCCTGTTTTTCGATCAACAATCTGTGGGTGCACATGAGTGGTTGATTGAATTTGAAATCCCGCCCGACTCTTTATCGCGTTTCACAGAAATTCTTGATCGAACGCTGCAATCCATTAACTCCGATTATGAAGCCAAGCGTTATAAAAACATGGCGCTTCATCCGCCAGTGATTGTGCCTGTTCCGAGAGGCACTTTCCATCAATGGTTAAAACTTAAACGTAAGCTTGGCGGGCAACATAAGGTACCCCGCTTGAACAATAACCGTGAAATGATTGAAGAAATAAAATCCTTGTTACATAAACAAACAGACGAGTCCAGATTTTAA
- a CDS encoding rhomboid family intramembrane serine protease gives MNGFRPTRFQILPPVIKNLIIINALVFFAQLTLPRVLHVDIDQMFALHYWGSPLFHWYQFITHMFMHGSFEHIFFNMFALWMFGSILENVWGPRRFLSFYLICGIGAAFFYMLTLTWRFHHILQETGITEEQVQNWWYLYTHHISGTFAMLPDKIQEIWIVPTLGASGAIFGVLVAFGYMFPNSMIYIYFFFPLKAKYFVTIYILIELFLGIQNSAGDNVAHFAHLGGALVGFVLMKAWDRHHHTPYDY, from the coding sequence ATGAACGGATTCCGGCCCACGCGATTTCAGATTTTACCGCCCGTAATTAAAAATCTGATTATCATCAATGCCCTGGTATTTTTTGCTCAACTTACCCTACCGCGGGTGCTGCACGTGGATATTGATCAAATGTTTGCCCTGCACTACTGGGGCTCGCCGTTGTTTCACTGGTATCAATTCATTACCCACATGTTTATGCACGGCAGCTTTGAGCATATCTTCTTTAACATGTTTGCCCTGTGGATGTTTGGCAGTATACTGGAAAATGTGTGGGGCCCCCGGCGTTTTCTGAGTTTCTATCTGATTTGTGGCATCGGAGCGGCATTCTTTTATATGCTGACCCTGACCTGGCGATTTCATCACATTTTACAGGAAACAGGCATCACAGAAGAACAGGTACAAAACTGGTGGTATTTATACACGCATCATATCAGCGGTACGTTTGCCATGTTGCCCGATAAGATTCAGGAAATATGGATTGTGCCCACCCTGGGAGCATCAGGAGCGATTTTCGGGGTACTGGTAGCGTTTGGATATATGTTTCCCAACAGCATGATTTACATCTACTTTTTCTTTCCGCTCAAGGCAAAATATTTTGTAACGATTTATATTTTAATCGAGTTATTTTTAGGCATACAGAATTCTGCGGGCGATAATGTGGCTCATTTTGCCCATCTGGGAGGAGCACTGGTAGGTTTTGTATTGATGAAAGCCTGGGATCGGCATCATCATACCCCTTATGATTACTGA
- the metF gene encoding methylenetetrahydrofolate reductase [NAD(P)H], whose product MHVTEHIKRAQKTLISFEILPPLKGKSIESIYQHLDPLMEFKPAYINVTYHRSEFMFKKKPDGSFEKVEIRKRPGTVGICAAIMNHYQVDAVPHLICGGFTREETENALIDLNFLGIDNVLLLRGDPPKNEAYFEPEPGGHRYAVELIEQVVNMNHGIYLEEDLIDGVKTNFCIGVAGYPEKHYEAPNLETDLCYLKQKIDKGAHYIVTQMFFDNQKYYDFVKRCREKGIDVPIIPGLKPITSRKQLSMLPRVFHVDIPQELASEVMKCKNDKEVEEVGKAWLVYQSRELIKFGVPVLHYYTLGKPEVIKKALMEIL is encoded by the coding sequence ATGCATGTTACCGAACATATCAAAAGAGCGCAGAAAACTTTGATTTCATTCGAAATTCTGCCTCCCCTGAAAGGGAAAAGCATCGAATCGATTTATCAGCACCTGGATCCCTTAATGGAATTCAAGCCGGCATATATCAATGTTACGTATCATCGGAGCGAATTCATGTTTAAAAAGAAACCAGACGGCTCCTTTGAAAAAGTGGAGATTCGCAAGCGGCCCGGTACGGTGGGTATTTGTGCGGCCATCATGAATCACTATCAGGTGGATGCCGTGCCCCATCTGATTTGTGGCGGATTTACCAGAGAAGAAACCGAAAATGCCCTGATTGATTTGAATTTTTTAGGCATTGATAATGTGTTGCTGTTGCGGGGTGATCCACCCAAGAATGAAGCGTATTTTGAACCCGAGCCCGGCGGACATCGGTATGCCGTGGAATTGATTGAACAGGTGGTGAATATGAATCACGGGATTTATCTGGAAGAAGATTTGATTGATGGCGTAAAAACCAATTTCTGTATCGGTGTGGCTGGCTATCCCGAAAAGCATTATGAAGCTCCCAATCTGGAAACCGATCTCTGTTATTTGAAACAAAAGATCGATAAAGGCGCGCATTACATTGTAACGCAGATGTTTTTTGACAACCAGAAGTATTACGACTTTGTGAAACGCTGCAGGGAGAAGGGTATTGATGTGCCCATCATTCCTGGATTAAAACCCATCACTTCACGCAAGCAACTATCTATGTTGCCACGTGTCTTTCATGTAGATATTCCACAGGAGCTGGCATCGGAGGTGATGAAATGTAAGAACGATAAGGAAGTGGAAGAAGTGGGCAAGGCCTGGCTGGTATATCAGTCCCGGGAGCTTATCAAATTCGGGGTGCCTGTTTTACATTATTACACATTGGGCAAACCGGAAGTGATTAAAAAAGCGTTGATGGAAATCCTGTAA
- the rlmD gene encoding 23S rRNA (uracil(1939)-C(5))-methyltransferase RlmD, translated as MSKSQQRIEQVSVLDYAAEGRALARINGKVVFIEGGAVPGDEVDIQIVKNHKDWAIARVVGFRRYAPQRVDPFCLHFGVCGGCAWQMLPYEQQLAYKRRQVEEVFHHIGQLRFPEVKPVIPADPVVKYRNKAEFTAADREFIPEKDWRSGDRPPGPALGYHIAGRFDRVLNIHNCDLLPEPVNRLRNQVRDFLITEQHRRGYQLFYHIRHHTGWFRGLSIRINRQQELMVNLIMAYADPELCQALCTHLQQAIPELDTLYYTINPKKNDALHDLQPVLVSGKGYLLERLGDYVFKIGPKSFFQTNSYQAEKLYEQVRQMAGLSGRETLYDLYCGTGSIGLYLAAHAAQVIGIEQIPEAVDDARENARLNGFSHAHFYVGDVVEIWNETCIARHGTPDVVIIDPPRAGMHPRLIGQLLRIRPRLMIYVSCNPATQARDLQQLQQAYQIDVVQPVDMFPHTHHIENVVRLVST; from the coding sequence GTGAGCAAATCACAGCAGCGAATCGAACAGGTATCCGTACTGGATTATGCGGCAGAAGGTAGGGCGCTGGCCAGGATCAACGGCAAGGTGGTGTTCATTGAAGGGGGAGCGGTGCCGGGAGATGAAGTGGATATTCAAATCGTAAAAAATCATAAAGACTGGGCCATAGCCCGGGTTGTAGGGTTTCGAAGATATGCACCGCAGCGGGTTGATCCTTTCTGTCTGCATTTTGGGGTATGTGGGGGTTGTGCCTGGCAGATGTTGCCCTATGAACAGCAGTTGGCCTACAAACGTCGGCAGGTGGAAGAAGTTTTCCACCATATCGGTCAACTTCGGTTTCCCGAAGTAAAACCCGTTATTCCTGCCGATCCTGTGGTGAAATATCGCAATAAGGCTGAGTTTACGGCTGCCGATCGGGAATTTATTCCAGAAAAGGATTGGCGGAGTGGAGATCGGCCACCCGGGCCCGCATTGGGCTATCATATTGCCGGACGTTTTGATCGGGTTTTGAATATCCACAATTGCGATTTGCTACCCGAGCCCGTCAATCGGCTGCGCAACCAGGTACGCGATTTTTTGATAACCGAACAACATCGCCGAGGATACCAGCTTTTCTACCATATCCGTCATCATACGGGATGGTTCCGCGGCCTTTCCATTCGCATCAACAGGCAACAGGAACTGATGGTGAACCTGATTATGGCTTATGCAGATCCGGAACTGTGTCAGGCTTTGTGTACACACCTGCAGCAGGCCATTCCCGAACTGGATACGCTGTATTATACCATCAACCCCAAGAAAAATGATGCTTTACACGATTTGCAACCGGTGCTGGTAAGTGGTAAGGGTTATCTGCTGGAGCGGTTGGGAGATTATGTATTTAAAATCGGGCCGAAGTCGTTTTTCCAGACCAATAGCTATCAGGCCGAAAAACTCTACGAGCAGGTCAGGCAAATGGCCGGTTTATCGGGCCGGGAAACGTTGTATGACCTGTACTGTGGTACGGGATCGATTGGCCTGTATCTGGCAGCACATGCTGCGCAGGTGATAGGTATTGAACAGATACCCGAAGCCGTGGATGATGCCCGGGAAAATGCGCGTTTGAATGGTTTTTCTCACGCGCACTTTTATGTGGGGGATGTGGTGGAAATATGGAATGAGACCTGTATAGCCCGGCACGGCACACCCGATGTGGTGATCATTGATCCACCCCGGGCGGGCATGCATCCCAGGCTTATCGGACAATTGTTGCGCATCAGGCCGCGGTTGATGATTTATGTAAGCTGTAACCCCGCCACACAGGCCAGAGACTTGCAGCAGCTGCAGCAAGCCTATCAAATTGATGTGGTACAGCCCGTCGACATGTTTCCCCACACCCATCACATCGAAAATGTGGTGAGGCTTGTCAGCACATGA
- a CDS encoding porin family protein: protein MKHANLKPRKAWKWASPLSFICLGFLWFPAFAQMPANSQPPATASFGIKVGPNFSSVTTKVSGSKETSNLLTSVSGGVYVNVPLAPEFYLQPALLFEQKGGKKVFGSQSDELFRLNYLTLPINFTFAPAVGTGQWLVGIGPYFGYGLSGTHSASFADSLFTFSHDPFSGDNGLKRFDAGLNVLIGYQLASGINLGVQSELGLVNLLKNGDSNNSFRNTSFQVTIGYTFK from the coding sequence ATGAAACACGCAAACTTGAAGCCTCGAAAAGCATGGAAATGGGCATCGCCCCTGTCGTTCATCTGCCTGGGATTTCTGTGGTTCCCTGCCTTTGCTCAGATGCCTGCAAACAGCCAGCCTCCAGCCACAGCGAGCTTTGGCATCAAGGTCGGACCCAATTTTTCAAGTGTAACTACCAAAGTATCGGGCTCAAAAGAAACCAGCAATTTGCTTACCAGTGTCAGTGGCGGCGTATATGTAAACGTTCCGCTTGCTCCTGAGTTTTACTTGCAACCGGCCCTTTTGTTCGAACAAAAAGGAGGGAAAAAGGTTTTTGGTAGCCAGTCGGATGAATTGTTTCGGCTGAATTACCTGACCCTGCCCATCAATTTCACCTTTGCTCCGGCCGTGGGCACCGGCCAGTGGTTGGTGGGCATCGGCCCCTATTTCGGATACGGACTATCGGGCACGCATTCCGCCAGCTTTGCTGATTCCCTGTTCACCTTTTCTCATGACCCGTTCTCGGGCGACAACGGGCTGAAACGTTTCGATGCCGGGCTGAATGTGTTGATCGGTTATCAGCTGGCCAGTGGTATCAATCTGGGCGTTCAGAGCGAACTGGGACTGGTCAATCTGTTGAAAAATGGCGATAGCAACAACAGTTTCCGCAATACCTCCTTCCAGGTAACGATTGGATATACGTTTAAATGA
- the sucD gene encoding succinate--CoA ligase subunit alpha, giving the protein MSVLVNKQSRVIVQGFTGTEGTFHATQMIEYGTQVVGGVTPGKGGKMHLDRPVFNTVEEAVKATQANVSIIFVPPAFAADAILEAAFAGIPLVVCITEGIPVQDMVKVKHMLKSTATRLIGPNCPGIISSGEAKVGIMPGFVFKKGSVGIVSRSGTLTYEAADQVVKAGLGISTAIGIGGDPIIGTSTLEAIQLFMDDDETRAIVMIGEIGGSMEAEAARWAKQHATKPIIGFIAGQTAPPGRRMGHAGAIVGGTEDTAAAKMAIMRECGIHVVESPANIGKTVAQVLAVHAS; this is encoded by the coding sequence ATGAGTGTATTAGTTAATAAGCAAAGCAGAGTTATTGTTCAGGGCTTCACCGGTACAGAAGGCACTTTTCACGCAACACAGATGATTGAATACGGCACCCAGGTTGTGGGTGGGGTGACACCCGGAAAGGGGGGAAAAATGCATCTGGATCGTCCGGTATTCAATACCGTGGAAGAAGCTGTGAAAGCCACACAGGCGAATGTATCTATTATTTTTGTTCCTCCTGCCTTTGCTGCCGATGCCATTTTAGAAGCAGCCTTTGCGGGCATTCCGCTGGTGGTGTGTATTACCGAAGGTATTCCCGTGCAGGACATGGTGAAGGTCAAGCACATGCTGAAAAGCACTGCCACGCGGCTCATCGGGCCGAATTGCCCGGGCATCATTTCTTCCGGAGAAGCCAAGGTGGGCATTATGCCGGGATTTGTTTTTAAAAAAGGTTCGGTAGGTATTGTATCTCGCTCTGGCACGCTCACTTACGAAGCTGCTGATCAGGTGGTAAAAGCCGGACTGGGCATCAGCACAGCCATCGGCATTGGAGGTGATCCCATCATCGGTACTTCTACGCTGGAAGCCATCCAGCTGTTCATGGACGACGACGAAACACGTGCGATAGTGATGATTGGTGAAATCGGGGGTAGCATGGAAGCCGAAGCCGCCCGCTGGGCCAAACAACATGCCACCAAGCCCATCATAGGTTTCATCGCCGGACAGACCGCCCCGCCCGGCCGCCGCATGGGTCATGCCGGAGCCATCGTAGGCGGCACGGAAGATACGGCCGCAGCTAAAATGGCTATCATGCGCGAATGCGGCATTCATGTGGTGGAAAGCCCGGCCAATATTGGTAAAACAGTTGCTCAGGTGCTGGCCGTACACGCATCCTGA
- the lptB gene encoding LPS export ABC transporter ATP-binding protein: MSQKIFTRNLVKHYGNRTVVNAVSIEVTQGEIVGLLGPNGAGKTTTFYMVVGLIKPDEGQVFLNDQDITRLPMYKRAQMGIGYLPQEASVFRNLSVEDNILAVLEMKGLSKKAQREKLESLLDEFHLQHVRKSHGNVLSGGERRRTEIARSLAVDPKFILLDEPFAGIDPIAVEDIQSIVAKLKYKNIGILITDHNVQETLSITDRAYLLFEGKILKSGTAEELAADEQVRKVYLGQNFVLRRKNHLTGVDQQGVSSHH; encoded by the coding sequence ATGTCGCAGAAAATATTCACCCGAAATCTGGTCAAACATTATGGCAATAGAACCGTAGTCAACGCGGTATCTATTGAAGTTACGCAGGGTGAAATCGTGGGGTTGCTGGGGCCCAACGGAGCCGGGAAAACCACCACTTTTTACATGGTGGTGGGGCTTATTAAGCCCGATGAAGGACAGGTGTTCTTAAACGATCAGGATATAACCCGGTTGCCTATGTATAAGCGGGCACAGATGGGCATTGGCTATTTACCCCAGGAAGCGTCTGTGTTTCGTAACCTCAGTGTGGAAGACAATATTCTGGCTGTGCTGGAAATGAAAGGCCTGAGCAAAAAAGCCCAGCGCGAGAAACTGGAATCCCTGTTAGATGAATTTCACCTGCAACATGTGCGCAAAAGCCATGGTAACGTGCTCAGCGGCGGCGAAAGAAGGCGTACCGAAATCGCCCGTTCACTGGCTGTGGATCCCAAATTCATTCTGCTGGACGAGCCCTTTGCAGGCATCGATCCCATTGCCGTGGAAGATATTCAATCCATTGTGGCCAAATTAAAATACAAAAACATTGGTATCCTGATCACCGATCACAATGTGCAGGAAACCCTGTCGATTACCGACAGGGCTTATTTGTTGTTTGAAGGAAAAATTTTAAAATCGGGAACGGCCGAAGAGTTAGCTGCCGATGAACAGGTGAGAAAGGTATACCTCGGACAAAATTTTGTTTTGCGTCGCAAAAATCATTTAACTGGCGTTGATCAGCAGGGGGTTTCATCACATCATTAA
- a CDS encoding tRNA-binding protein, which yields MADASSPQATWNDFAKLDIRVGTIIRVAPFPEARKPAYQLWIDFGPIGVKSSSAQITRLYQPETLIGKQVIAVVNFPPKRIAHFLSECLILGVIADDQQVILLQPERPVANGLRIG from the coding sequence ATGGCTGATGCATCTTCTCCTCAGGCAACATGGAATGATTTTGCCAAGCTGGATATTCGTGTGGGCACCATCATCAGGGTGGCACCCTTCCCTGAAGCACGCAAACCCGCATACCAGCTCTGGATCGACTTCGGGCCTATAGGCGTGAAATCCTCCTCGGCTCAAATCACCCGTCTCTATCAGCCCGAAACGCTTATAGGTAAACAGGTGATTGCTGTGGTGAATTTCCCGCCAAAACGAATCGCCCACTTCCTCAGTGAATGCCTGATCCTGGGCGTGATAGCAGACGATCAGCAGGTGATTCTCCTGCAACCCGAGCGACCCGTGGCCAACGGTTTGCGCATCGGATAA
- a CDS encoding DUF5106 domain-containing protein, with protein sequence MKNIYSFGLMICCMVLPGVHTMAQSHEIRIALKNWKDTTLYLGNYYGSKTYLVDSTRINANGMAVFSGPGLLPPGIYFVLMPDRQHFFEMLMPWHEQHFEVVADTAHLDQIQFLHSPDNEAFVAYNQFLAHVQKELDDAKKSTADSATLDHLQQQAMDKIKAYRLQWIKNHPHTMLATLFKGMMDPEPPQSKQKLEQADSLFAYHYLQAHYWDQLSFADSLWLRTPILEGKLQRYFSQLVPPQPDSINAAADALLAKARVNLSMYKFVLWWLTYTFESSPYMGMDAVFVHLVEKYYMPPAKVDWLSESLRQKLIQRAYQLSPNLIGETAPNLILHDTLQHRYVLDTLQAPYLLLVFWDPTCGHCIREVPRMDSAWRADWHRMGVKMVGILADGTPQQWKDFILAHHLTGWLHLYDPDNSSHFRQLYDVYETPVTYLLDAHKKIIAKRLDVEGLSAFLHHLQETASASTP encoded by the coding sequence ATGAAAAACATCTATTCGTTCGGTCTGATGATTTGCTGCATGGTCCTTCCGGGTGTACACACCATGGCTCAATCGCATGAGATTCGGATTGCTCTCAAAAACTGGAAGGACACCACACTTTATCTGGGCAATTATTATGGCAGCAAAACCTATCTGGTTGATTCAACACGGATAAATGCCAATGGCATGGCGGTTTTCAGTGGGCCCGGACTGCTGCCACCGGGCATTTATTTTGTGTTGATGCCCGATCGTCAGCACTTTTTCGAGATGCTCATGCCCTGGCACGAGCAACATTTTGAAGTGGTTGCCGATACGGCTCATCTGGACCAGATTCAGTTCCTGCATTCGCCCGACAATGAAGCTTTTGTGGCATATAATCAGTTTCTTGCGCATGTGCAAAAGGAACTGGATGACGCCAAAAAAAGTACTGCTGATAGCGCAACACTCGACCATCTCCAGCAGCAGGCTATGGATAAGATCAAGGCTTATCGGCTGCAATGGATTAAAAATCATCCACACACTATGCTGGCCACCCTGTTTAAGGGGATGATGGACCCTGAGCCCCCACAGTCCAAACAAAAACTCGAGCAAGCAGATTCCCTGTTTGCATATCATTATCTGCAGGCGCATTACTGGGATCAACTTTCCTTTGCCGATAGCCTGTGGCTGCGTACACCCATTCTGGAAGGCAAACTCCAACGCTATTTCAGCCAGCTGGTGCCGCCCCAACCCGATTCCATCAATGCTGCTGCCGACGCTTTACTGGCCAAAGCCCGGGTTAATCTTTCGATGTACAAATTCGTGCTCTGGTGGCTGACCTACACCTTCGAGAGCTCACCCTATATGGGTATGGATGCCGTATTTGTGCACCTGGTAGAAAAATACTACATGCCACCGGCTAAGGTGGACTGGCTAAGTGAATCGTTGCGACAGAAATTGATTCAACGCGCCTATCAACTCTCCCCCAACCTGATTGGCGAAACCGCGCCCAACCTCATCCTGCACGATACCCTGCAGCATCGTTATGTCCTCGACACCTTACAGGCTCCTTACCTGCTGCTGGTGTTCTGGGATCCCACCTGCGGACATTGCATCCGCGAGGTACCCCGCATGGATTCGGCCTGGAGGGCCGACTGGCATCGGATGGGCGTGAAAATGGTGGGGATCCTGGCCGATGGTACACCCCAACAATGGAAAGATTTTATCCTGGCTCATCATCTCACCGGCTGGCTGCACCTCTATGACCCGGATAACAGCAGCCATTTCCGCCAGCTCTACGATGTGTATGAAACCCCCGTCACCTATCTGCTCGACGCCCATAAAAAAATCATTGCTAAAAGGCTCGATGTAGAAGGCCTTTCGGCCTTTTTACATCATCTTCAGGAAACAGCTTCTGCATCCACTCCCTGA
- the fabG gene encoding 3-oxoacyl-[acyl-carrier-protein] reductase, producing MALLTNQVALITGASRGIGEAIALRLASEGAHIAFTYVSDRSAEKAHQLVQQIQQMGVQAKAWQSNAADYAQAEQLVNEVLQHFGKIDICVNNAGISKDNLLLRLTPEQWDEVLNTNLKSVYNITRQVIKPMMKARSGSIINMSSVVGVKGNAGQSSYAASKAGIIGFTKSIAQELGSRQIRCNAVAPGFIETDMTAYLHEGKQGENYLKNIPLGRFGKAEDVANVVLFLASPLSSYITGQVISVCGGLMM from the coding sequence ATGGCATTGTTAACCAATCAAGTGGCATTGATTACCGGCGCCAGTCGCGGCATTGGCGAGGCTATTGCATTGAGGCTGGCCTCCGAAGGCGCACATATCGCCTTTACCTATGTGAGCGATCGTTCGGCTGAAAAGGCGCATCAACTTGTACAACAGATACAACAAATGGGTGTACAGGCAAAGGCCTGGCAATCAAATGCTGCCGATTATGCACAGGCTGAACAGCTGGTGAATGAAGTACTGCAGCATTTCGGTAAAATTGATATTTGCGTGAATAACGCAGGGATATCAAAAGATAATTTGTTGCTTCGACTCACACCTGAACAATGGGATGAAGTGCTGAATACGAATTTGAAGAGTGTGTACAATATTACCCGTCAGGTCATTAAGCCGATGATGAAAGCCCGCTCGGGTAGCATCATCAATATGAGCTCCGTTGTGGGCGTGAAAGGCAATGCTGGCCAGAGCAGCTATGCCGCCTCCAAAGCCGGCATCATTGGCTTCACCAAATCCATCGCCCAAGAACTGGGTAGCCGTCAGATCCGCTGCAATGCAGTAGCTCCAGGATTTATTGAAACCGATATGACGGCTTATCTGCACGAAGGCAAACAGGGCGAGAATTATTTAAAAAACATCCCGCTCGGCCGCTTCGGAAAAGCAGAAGATGTGGCCAATGTGGTCTTATTCCTGGCATCACCGCTCAGCAGCTATATTACCGGCCAGGTCATCAGCGTGTGCGGCGGGTTGATGATGTAA
- a CDS encoding rhomboid family intramembrane serine protease, with protein sequence MKTTMQHQRHTIFLGEDNNIVFKLICINLVMYLLLNFIRVIYFLYGFSYREFYDQIMPWVVLPSSWHGLLTHPWTLLTFMFVHLSFWHILSNMLWFWVFGRLLQDFAGYQKVAPVYVYGGLAGAALFILSYHVFPIFQPVAEQATAFGASASVMAIAFATTLLIPRFRFFPMLAGGIPLWVVTVIFVLVDLASIPHGNAGGHIAHLGGAAFGALFMWQLQRGHDWSTGMQRMFVWVNGWFDPDRKQMKPHRDKNDKQSAYRTHKFYRSEVQPFKKTSRVSEKRIDEILDKINEQGFHSLTREEREILKRASQEDIQ encoded by the coding sequence ATGAAAACGACGATGCAGCATCAGCGCCATACGATTTTCCTGGGCGAGGATAATAATATCGTCTTTAAGTTGATATGCATCAATCTGGTCATGTACTTGCTGCTCAATTTCATCCGGGTTATTTATTTCCTGTATGGGTTTTCTTACCGTGAGTTTTATGATCAAATCATGCCCTGGGTGGTGTTGCCTTCGTCGTGGCATGGCTTACTCACGCATCCCTGGACATTGCTTACCTTCATGTTTGTGCATTTGAGCTTCTGGCATATACTCAGCAATATGTTATGGTTCTGGGTATTTGGCCGGTTATTGCAGGATTTTGCAGGTTATCAGAAAGTTGCGCCGGTATATGTATATGGAGGATTGGCTGGAGCTGCCCTGTTCATCTTGAGCTATCATGTTTTCCCGATATTTCAACCTGTTGCCGAACAGGCGACCGCTTTTGGGGCTTCGGCAAGTGTGATGGCCATTGCATTTGCCACGACTTTGTTGATTCCCCGGTTTCGATTCTTTCCCATGCTTGCGGGTGGCATTCCTTTGTGGGTGGTAACGGTGATTTTTGTGTTGGTAGATCTGGCCAGTATTCCTCATGGTAATGCAGGCGGGCATATTGCCCATTTAGGCGGAGCCGCTTTTGGTGCGTTGTTTATGTGGCAATTGCAACGTGGGCACGATTGGTCAACAGGTATGCAGCGGATGTTTGTGTGGGTCAATGGCTGGTTTGATCCGGATCGTAAGCAAATGAAGCCACACCGGGATAAGAACGACAAGCAATCGGCTTATCGAACCCATAAATTTTATCGTTCTGAGGTGCAGCCTTTCAAAAAAACATCCCGGGTTAGTGAGAAAAGAATTGATGAAATTCTCGATAAGATTAATGAACAGGGTTTTCATTCCCTGACTCGTGAAGAAAGAGAGATCCTGAAAAGAGCCAGTCAGGAAGACATTCAGTAG